AAATCAAACTTCCCTTTTATTTGAATTGTAAAAACCTTACCATCAGATGAAAGACTCTTATTTAAGCTCATCCACTTCTCCTTAATATTAAAGCATTTTGGCATTTAACCTGATTAATGTTCTTATTAACTAAAGTCGTTAATAGCAAAATTATCAATACAATTAACTGGATTTCTTTCGCTTTTTTTCAACTATTCCAGTTAACTAGAGGGTAAAACTAATATTCATCTCTGTTTGCACCTATTCTGCTATGGTATTACTATCCACATATAAAATCGAAGATCAGAACTAAGTGACAGAAGGTAGTAATATGAGTGATTCTAATCTAGTTTATTCAACCGATGGCGGTCGAATAACACAAGCCGCTGAAAAAGCACCACTTGAAGTGAAGCTTTTCTCTGATGGTTTTATTCGAATAGAACGTCAAACTAAAGGTCGAAAAGGAAAAGGGGTGATGCTTGTTGTAGGGATTGATCCTGAAAAACATGATTTGAAGACTTTGGCTAAAACATTAAAAACTAAAATGGGTCAAGGTGGTTCACTTAAAGATGGCGTGATTGAAATCCAAGGTGATGATCGTGAAAAGCTCAAAATACTACTGCAAACAGCAGGGTTTAAAGTTAAATTAGCAGGAGGTTAAAATGATTGAACTCTCCCCATCAGATTTACATATATTGCTTGTTGAGCCTTCCTCAACGCAGCGTAAAGTAATCGCAAAAGAATTGAGCTTAGAAGGCATTACCAATATTGATTTTGCAGATACCATTATCGCATGTCTTGAGCAAATCAAACAAAGCACTCCAGACTTGGTTATCAGCGCACTTCATCTTGCTGATGGAAGCGCATTACAACTTCTTGAAGACATTAAAAATCATACTACCCTTGCCGGGTTACCTTTTATGCTCATTTCAAGTGAAACTAGAAAAGAGCAATTAGAACAGTTTAAGCAATCTGGTGTGATTGCGATATTGCCTAAACCATTTACAAGAGAAAACCTTGGGCGTGCCATCAATGCGACGTTGGATGTCTTAAGCCCGCAAGAATTGGAGTTGGATTTT
This region of Pseudoalteromonas ulvae UL12 genomic DNA includes:
- a CDS encoding response regulator, with the protein product MIELSPSDLHILLVEPSSTQRKVIAKELSLEGITNIDFADTIIACLEQIKQSTPDLVISALHLADGSALQLLEDIKNHTTLAGLPFMLISSETRKEQLEQFKQSGVIAILPKPFTRENLGRAINATLDVLSPQELELDFYDVHDIRVLVVDDSRLARNHIRRVLTNLGVQHFVEAEDGQEAIDILQSQMFDLLVTDFNMPQINGKELTEYIRNSSEHSHLPVLMVTSEANDTHLSNIAQSGVNAMCDKPFEPHTVKQLLYQLLDQG
- a CDS encoding SUI1 family translation initiation factor, translating into MSDSNLVYSTDGGRITQAAEKAPLEVKLFSDGFIRIERQTKGRKGKGVMLVVGIDPEKHDLKTLAKTLKTKMGQGGSLKDGVIEIQGDDREKLKILLQTAGFKVKLAGG